A window from Streptomyces sp. NBC_00299 encodes these proteins:
- a CDS encoding Maf family protein, protein MTDQPRRRLVLASQSPARLNLLRQAGLVPEVIVSGVDEDAVTAPTPAELALALAEAKASVVAAKPEVMGAIVIGCDSVLDLDGQALGKPADAEEATARWKSMRGRAGTLQTGHCVYDTATGRYTSATASTVVRFGEPTDEEIAAYVASGEPLYVAGAFTLDGRSAPFIDGIDGDHGTVIGISLPLVRRLLAHLGIGITELWAPAEA, encoded by the coding sequence ATGACTGATCAGCCCCGTCGCCGGCTCGTCCTCGCCTCCCAGTCCCCCGCCCGGCTGAATCTCCTGCGCCAGGCCGGCCTGGTTCCCGAGGTCATCGTCAGCGGCGTCGACGAGGACGCCGTCACCGCGCCCACCCCCGCCGAGCTTGCCCTGGCCCTGGCCGAGGCGAAGGCCTCCGTCGTGGCGGCGAAGCCCGAGGTCATGGGCGCGATCGTGATCGGCTGCGACTCGGTCCTGGACCTGGACGGCCAGGCCCTGGGCAAGCCGGCCGACGCCGAGGAGGCCACGGCACGCTGGAAGTCGATGCGCGGCCGGGCGGGCACGCTGCAGACCGGCCACTGCGTCTACGACACCGCGACCGGCCGGTACACCTCGGCCACCGCCTCCACCGTCGTCCGCTTCGGCGAGCCGACCGACGAGGAGATCGCCGCATACGTCGCCTCCGGCGAACCCCTCTACGTCGCCGGGGCGTTCACGCTCGACGGCCGCTCGGCCCCGTTCATCGACGGCATCGACGGCGACCACGGCACCGTGATCGGCATCAGCCTGCCGCTGGTGCGCCGGCTACTGGCGCACCTGGGCATCGGGATCACGGAGTTGTGGGCGCCGGCGGAGGCGTGA
- the mmpB gene encoding morphogenic membrane protein MmpB, which translates to MLWSDPENEPPEELRETQEMLRRLGVLMALAMVLTMIVLGLR; encoded by the coding sequence ATGCTGTGGTCCGACCCCGAGAACGAGCCGCCCGAGGAACTGCGCGAGACGCAGGAGATGTTGCGGCGGCTGGGCGTTCTCATGGCGCTGGCCATGGTGCTCACGATGATCGTGCTCGGTCTGAGGTGA
- a CDS encoding acyl-CoA carboxylase epsilon subunit codes for MNIKVLRGNPTPEELAAALAVVRARAAAAAATPPGAPKPRDGWSDPSRIAAHRLPQPGPSTWARTYWPG; via the coding sequence ATGAACATCAAGGTCCTCCGGGGCAACCCGACACCCGAGGAGCTGGCCGCCGCACTGGCGGTGGTCCGCGCCCGCGCCGCGGCGGCAGCAGCCACGCCGCCCGGCGCACCCAAGCCGCGGGACGGGTGGTCGGACCCGTCCCGCATCGCCGCGCACCGGCTGCCGCAGCCGGGTCCGTCGACGTGGGCGCGCACGTACTGGCCCGGCTAA
- a CDS encoding SGNH/GDSL hydrolase family protein, whose protein sequence is MFTTSWTASPQLPSEGFTPNWSREGFWRQSLRQVVRLSAGGGRVRVRLSHAYGTSPVRIAGASVGRTAAGAAVEPGSLTRLTFGGAGEAEIPARGELVSDDVPLAVAAGESVTVTLHFDTATGPATFHAQAFTTSYRSEGDRSAERAGEGFDAATESWYFLSAVEVDACRTDAVALFGDSITDGFGSTPGADRRWSDVLAERTGRPVLNAGIGGNLLLNDSAWYGEKGVHRLRRDVLDRPGVDTLVVLLGLNDIGFSETDEQPTYKPAPVLEAGELIAGHRELIRQGRAAGVRVTGATLLPFGGSDHWGERAAKVSHELNEWIRSSGEYDAVVDLNRALADPADPDRLRPSYDFGDHLHPNDAGYEVMAEAVSTAL, encoded by the coding sequence ATGTTCACCACTTCCTGGACCGCATCACCTCAGCTGCCCAGCGAGGGCTTCACACCCAACTGGTCCCGCGAGGGCTTCTGGCGCCAGTCGCTACGGCAGGTCGTACGGCTCTCGGCGGGAGGCGGCCGGGTGCGGGTGCGGCTCTCCCACGCGTACGGCACGTCGCCCGTCCGGATCGCGGGTGCGAGCGTGGGGCGTACGGCCGCCGGGGCAGCCGTGGAGCCGGGCTCGCTCACGCGGCTCACCTTCGGGGGTGCCGGCGAGGCCGAGATACCCGCGCGCGGGGAGCTGGTCAGCGACGACGTCCCCCTCGCCGTCGCCGCCGGTGAGTCGGTGACCGTCACGCTCCACTTCGACACCGCCACCGGCCCCGCGACCTTCCACGCCCAGGCCTTCACGACCAGTTACCGGAGCGAGGGCGATCGATCGGCGGAGCGCGCAGGCGAGGGCTTCGACGCGGCGACCGAGTCGTGGTACTTCCTGTCGGCCGTGGAGGTCGACGCCTGCCGTACGGACGCCGTCGCCCTCTTCGGCGACTCGATCACCGACGGGTTCGGGTCGACGCCGGGCGCTGACCGGCGCTGGTCGGACGTCCTCGCCGAGCGCACGGGGCGGCCGGTCCTGAACGCGGGGATCGGCGGGAACCTGCTGCTCAACGACTCGGCGTGGTACGGCGAGAAGGGCGTCCACCGACTGCGCCGCGATGTCCTCGACCGGCCGGGCGTGGACACGCTCGTCGTCCTGCTCGGCCTGAACGACATCGGCTTCAGCGAGACGGACGAGCAGCCGACCTACAAACCGGCGCCGGTGCTGGAGGCCGGGGAACTCATCGCCGGGCACCGGGAGTTGATACGGCAGGGCAGGGCGGCGGGAGTCAGGGTGACCGGGGCGACGCTGCTGCCGTTCGGTGGCTCGGACCACTGGGGCGAGCGGGCGGCGAAGGTGAGTCACGAGCTGAACGAGTGGATCCGCAGCTCGGGGGAGTACGACGCGGTGGTGGACCTGAACCGTGCGCTGGCCGATCCGGCGGACCCGGACCGGCTGCGTCCGTCGTACGACTTCGGCGATCACCTGCACCCGAACGACGCCGGGTACGAGGTGATGGCCGAAGCCGTGTCAACGGCCCTTTAG